A genomic stretch from Telopea speciosissima isolate NSW1024214 ecotype Mountain lineage chromosome 7, Tspe_v1, whole genome shotgun sequence includes:
- the LOC122668317 gene encoding protein catecholamines up, producing the protein MENRKETIGWRSVPQFGGWDEKSTITNYSVVFNQARANRKLNKDRGFSLGNEQELIARYNHDHDHDHHDHHRRHQHHHHHHHHHHHHHQDDPVVRKKKKMLSYFNCCTWA; encoded by the exons ATGGAAAACCGCAAAGAG ACAATTGGTTGGAGGTCTGTTCCTCAATTTGGAGGGTGGGATGAAAAGAGCACCATTACCAATTACTCTGTGGTTTTTAATCAAGCTCGTGCTAATAGAAAGCTGAACAAAGACCGTGGATTTAGCCTTGGAAATGAACAAGAGCTGATTGCGCGTTATAATCATGATCATGACCATGATCATCATGATCATCATCGTcgtcatcaacatcatcatcatcatcatcatcatcatcatcaccatcatcaagaTGATCCAGTTGTG aggaaaaaaaagaagatgttGAGCTATTTTAACTGCTGTACGTGGGCTTGA
- the LOC122670050 gene encoding 50S ribosomal protein L13 isoform X1 — MNPAAGNFSGNLKKALAGLRRINLEGLRWRVFDAKGQILGRLASQIATVIQGKDKPTYTPYREDGDMCIVLNAKDICVTGRKLTDKFYRWHTGYIGHLKERSLKDQLAKDPTEVIRKAVLRMLPRNKLRDDRDRKLRIFVGGEHPFGDRPIEPYVMPPRKVREMRPRARRALIRAQKKAEQQNQHGATDPRKRIKKEEAKNEQSV; from the exons AAAGCACTTGCTGGCCTGAGACGTATTAATTTGGAGGGGCTACGATGGCGAGTATTTGATGCCAAAGGCCAG ATCCTTGGGAGGTTGGCATCTCAAATTGCTACTGTTATTCAAGGCAAGGATAAGCCGACATACACCCCCTATCGTGAGGATGGAGACATGTGCATTGTGCTTAATGCAAAAGATATCTGTGTAACAGGAAGAAAACTGACTGATAAATTCTATCGCTGGCACACTGG GTATATAGGCCACCTTAAGGAAAGGAGTCTGAAGGACCAGTTAGCTAAGGATCCAACAGAAGTTATACGCAAAGCTGTCTTGCGCATGCTTCCAAGAAACAAACTGCGTGAT GATAGAGATAGGAAACTGAGGATATTTGTCGGTGGTGAACATCCTTTTGGTGACCGCCCGATTGAACCTTATGTGATGCCTCCTCGAAAAGTGAGGGAGATGCGACCCCGTGCAAGGCGTGCTCTTATTCGAGCTCAGAAGAAGGCTGAACAGCAAAATCAACATGGTGCTACCGATCCAAGAAAACgcataaaaaaggaagaagctAAAAATGAACAGAGTGTGTGA
- the LOC122670050 gene encoding 50S ribosomal protein L13 isoform X2: protein MNPAAGNFSGNLKKALAGLRRINLEGLRWRVFDAKGQVLGRLASQIATVIQGKDKPTYTPYREDGDMCIVLNAKDICVTGRKLTDKFYRWHTGYIGHLKERSLKDQLAKDPTEVIRKAVLRMLPRNKLRDDRDRKLRIFVGGEHPFGDRPIEPYVMPPRKVREMRPRARRALIRAQKKAEQQNQHGATDPRKRIKKEEAKNEQSV from the exons AAAGCACTTGCTGGCCTGAGACGTATTAATTTGGAGGGGCTACGATGGCGAGTATTTGATGCCAAAGGCCAGGTT CTTGGGAGGTTGGCATCTCAAATTGCTACTGTTATTCAAGGCAAGGATAAGCCGACATACACCCCCTATCGTGAGGATGGAGACATGTGCATTGTGCTTAATGCAAAAGATATCTGTGTAACAGGAAGAAAACTGACTGATAAATTCTATCGCTGGCACACTGG GTATATAGGCCACCTTAAGGAAAGGAGTCTGAAGGACCAGTTAGCTAAGGATCCAACAGAAGTTATACGCAAAGCTGTCTTGCGCATGCTTCCAAGAAACAAACTGCGTGAT GATAGAGATAGGAAACTGAGGATATTTGTCGGTGGTGAACATCCTTTTGGTGACCGCCCGATTGAACCTTATGTGATGCCTCCTCGAAAAGTGAGGGAGATGCGACCCCGTGCAAGGCGTGCTCTTATTCGAGCTCAGAAGAAGGCTGAACAGCAAAATCAACATGGTGCTACCGATCCAAGAAAACgcataaaaaaggaagaagctAAAAATGAACAGAGTGTGTGA